In Penaeus chinensis breed Huanghai No. 1 chromosome 19, ASM1920278v2, whole genome shotgun sequence, a single genomic region encodes these proteins:
- the LOC125034921 gene encoding LOW QUALITY PROTEIN: proline-rich 33 kDa extensin-related protein-like (The sequence of the model RefSeq protein was modified relative to this genomic sequence to represent the inferred CDS: inserted 4 bases in 3 codons), whose product KPTHKPTHKPTHKPPTNPXHKPTKPTHKPTHKPTHKPXHKPTHKPTHNPPTNHPQTPHKPTHKPTHKPXHKPTHKPTHKPPTNPHQTNPQTPHKPTHKPTHKPTHKPPTNQPTTHPQTIPQTNPQPTHKPPTNQPLTKHLRLRSTSRHEALTHHWS is encoded by the exons AAACCAACCCACAAACCAACCCACAAACCAACCCACAAACCCCCCACAAACCC CCACAAACCAACC AAACCAACCCACAAACCAACCCACAAACCAACCCACAAAC CCCACAAACCAACCCACAAACCAACCCACAACCCACCAACAAACCACCCACAAACCCCCCACAAACCAACCCACAAACCAACCCACAAAC CCCACAAACCAACCCACAAACCAACCCACAAACCCCCCACAAACCCCCACCAAACCAACCCACAAACCCCCCACAAACCAACCCACAAACCAACCCACAAACCAACCCACAAACCCCCCACAAACCAACCCACAACCCACCCACAAACCATTCCACAAACCAACCCACAACCCACCCACAAACCACCCACAAACCAACCCTTAACCAAGCACCTTCGCCTTCGTTCCACATCACGACACGAGGCTCTGACCCATCACTGGAGCTGA